One segment of Mycobacterium spongiae DNA contains the following:
- the dapE gene encoding succinyl-diaminopimelate desuccinylase: MLDLHGDPVELTAALVDIPSESRHEARIADEVEAALRAQTSGFEIIRNGNAVLARTRLNRPSRVVLAGHLDTVPAAGNLPSRRENGELHGCGSADMKSGDAVFLHLAATVAEPAHDLTLVFYDCEEIDSAANGLGRIERELPDWLIGDVAILGEPTSGYIEAGCQGTLRVVVTATGTRAHSARSWLGDNAIHKLSAVLHRLAAYEARIVDIDGCEYREGLSAVRVDGGVAGNVVPDVASVTVNYRFAPDRSIAAALQHVHDEFAGLDVAIEQTDAAAGALPGLAQPAAKALVEAAGGQVRAKYGWTDVSRFAALGIPAVNYGPGDPNLAHRRDERVPVDTITEAVATLRRYLSA, translated from the coding sequence GTGCTGGACTTGCACGGGGATCCCGTTGAATTGACTGCGGCACTGGTCGACATTCCCAGTGAGTCGCGACACGAGGCGCGCATTGCCGACGAGGTGGAAGCTGCGTTGCGGGCCCAGACATCGGGGTTCGAGATCATCCGCAACGGCAATGCCGTGCTGGCCCGCACGCGGCTCAACCGGCCCTCGCGGGTGGTCCTGGCCGGGCATCTGGACACGGTGCCGGCAGCCGGCAACCTGCCCAGCCGTCGGGAGAACGGCGAACTGCACGGTTGCGGCTCAGCTGACATGAAATCCGGCGACGCGGTTTTCCTGCATCTGGCCGCCACCGTGGCTGAACCGGCGCACGACCTGACACTGGTGTTCTACGACTGCGAGGAGATCGATTCGGCGGCAAACGGTTTAGGCCGAATCGAGCGTGAGCTCCCGGACTGGTTGATTGGCGACGTTGCCATCCTCGGCGAGCCCACATCCGGTTATATCGAAGCCGGTTGCCAGGGCACGCTGCGCGTCGTTGTCACGGCGACCGGGACGCGAGCCCATTCGGCGCGTTCTTGGCTGGGTGACAACGCAATCCACAAGCTGAGCGCGGTTCTGCACCGGCTGGCGGCCTACGAAGCGCGCATCGTCGATATCGATGGCTGCGAGTACCGCGAGGGGTTGTCGGCAGTGCGAGTCGACGGCGGCGTGGCGGGCAACGTCGTTCCGGACGTGGCTTCGGTGACCGTCAATTACCGCTTTGCCCCCGACCGCTCGATAGCGGCGGCGCTGCAACACGTGCACGACGAGTTCGCTGGGCTGGACGTTGCCATCGAGCAGACCGATGCCGCGGCGGGTGCGCTACCCGGCCTGGCGCAGCCCGCCGCCAAGGCGCTGGTGGAGGCGGCCGGCGGACAAGTCCGCGCGAAATACGGCTGGACGGATGTGTCGCGATTCGCCGCCCTGGGCATTCCGGCGGTCAATTACGGGCCCGGTGATCCCAACCTGGCGCACCGTCGCGACGAGCGCGTGCCTGTCGACACGATCACCGAGGCCGTGGCCACACTGCGCCGCTACCTGAGTGCGTAG
- the dapD gene encoding 2,3,4,5-tetrahydropyridine-2,6-dicarboxylate N-succinyltransferase has product MSIVTGAAGIGLATLASDGAILDTWFPAPELTGSGTGATSRLAASEVPAELAALVGHDADRDTETIAVRTVIGSLDDVAADAYDGYLRLHLLSQRLVAPHGLNAGGLFGVLTNVVWTNHGPCAVDDFEAVRARLRRRGPVTVYGVDKFPRMVDYVVPTGVRIADADRVRLGAHLAPGTTVMHEGFVNYNAGTLGASMVEGRISAGVVVGDGSDVGGGASIMGTLSGGGTAVISIGKRCLLGANSGLGISLGDDCIVEAGLYVTAGTKVTTPDGTSVKARDLSGSSNLLFRRNSVNGAVEVVARDGHGIALNEDLHAN; this is encoded by the coding sequence GTGTCGATCGTGACTGGAGCTGCGGGCATCGGCCTGGCGACACTGGCCTCCGACGGAGCGATCCTCGACACCTGGTTTCCGGCACCGGAGCTCACGGGTTCGGGTACCGGCGCGACGTCGCGACTGGCCGCGTCCGAGGTGCCCGCCGAGCTGGCCGCATTGGTGGGCCACGACGCCGACCGCGATACCGAGACCATCGCGGTCCGCACCGTGATCGGCTCGCTGGATGATGTGGCCGCCGACGCCTACGACGGCTACCTACGGCTACACCTGTTGTCGCAGCGCCTGGTGGCGCCGCACGGGCTGAACGCCGGAGGCCTGTTCGGGGTATTGACCAACGTGGTGTGGACGAATCACGGACCCTGCGCCGTCGACGATTTCGAGGCGGTGCGAGCACGGTTGCGCCGCCGCGGCCCGGTCACGGTGTACGGCGTGGACAAGTTCCCCAGGATGGTGGACTACGTCGTTCCGACCGGGGTCCGCATCGCCGACGCAGATCGGGTGCGGCTGGGCGCTCACCTGGCGCCAGGCACCACCGTGATGCACGAGGGCTTCGTCAACTACAACGCCGGAACCCTGGGCGCGTCGATGGTCGAGGGCCGCATCTCGGCGGGCGTCGTTGTGGGCGACGGCTCCGACGTCGGAGGCGGCGCATCGATCATGGGCACCCTGTCCGGGGGTGGGACGGCGGTCATTTCCATTGGCAAGCGTTGTCTGCTGGGCGCCAACTCCGGTCTTGGCATCTCACTCGGGGACGACTGCATCGTTGAGGCCGGGCTCTACGTCACCGCCGGCACGAAAGTCACGACTCCGGACGGCACGTCGGTCAAGGCCCGTGACCTCTCCGGCAGCAGCAATCTGCTGTTCCGCCGCAATTCAGTGAACGGGGCAGTCGAGGTGGTCGCGCGCGACGGTCACGGCATCGCACTCAACGAGGACCTGCACGCCAACTAG